The Desulfovibrio aminophilus sequence CCCCTCGGCCAGCACGGCCTCGGGGTCGCCCGCGCCGAGCCAGACGATGCGCTTGGCCGGACTCAGAACCACGTTCACGGCCAGGTGGATGCCGATGAGCCGGCCGGCCTCGTTGAGATCCTGGCGCACCGGGTTTTCGTCCAGCACCCCGGCCCGGGCCGAGGAGGCGAAAAGCCCGCCGTGGTTGGCCCGGATCATCTCGGCCGAGGCGCAGCCCACGGTGATGCCCTTGGAGCCGCCGGTGAAGCCCACGAACTGGTGAGGGTCCACCTGGCCCAGGACCAGCCGGAACTCGGCCGCGCCGATGGCGGCGTTGATCCGCACCGGGGTGCCGCGCGAGGTCCGGCCGTGCTCGGTCATGGGCGAAAGGTGGGCGTCGTGCCCGATGACCCGGCAGCCCCGGGCGGCTGAGGGCGGGATCACGCGCTCCAGCTCGGCCCGGGACAGGGCCGGGTGCAGGCCGCCGCCCACCACCACGGTGACGTCGCCGGGGGCGAGACGGGGCCAGAGGGCGAACAGGCGGTCCAGAAGAACGGGCAGGAGGTCCTTGACCGGCAGGGGCCGGGTTTCGTCGGGGACGGCGATGGCCACGGAACCGGGCGCGGGACGGCCCCGGTGCTTCGACGTGTCCAGGGCCGAGTCCACGGCGCGGGCCAGGGCCTGGAGCGGGTCAGGGAGGTCCGGCGGCGGCGTGGGGCGGAGCAGATGCGCATCCACCCCGTCCGGGAGGACGAGGCGGCGAAGGCCGTGACCGTAAGGCAGTTCGATGTGCGGCATACGCGCTCCTTGTGCCGAAAAGAGCAATGCCCGTGCCGAAATGGAGCGTTCTCATAATACATTGAAATATAATATGATTTATAAAATTTTGTGACCGAGAGGGCAAAATAACGCGCCCATTATCCGGCATTGCGACCAATATTGGTCTTGCGTGGGGTCGGACAAAGACGATACAACAGCTGCGGACCGATGATGAGACGCCGAACAGCACGAAGGAACAGGCCGAGAGAGCAGTGACTTAATAATTTTCTTATTTTATACAGCTCGTTATCCTTGTGCCCAATATTCGTCTGGAGGGGCCATGCTGCAAGACAAGACCAAGAGCTATGAGCTGCTGCTCAAGATCAACAACGCCATCGTGCACCAGACCTCGCGCGAGACCCTGTTCAACGCCCTGGCCCGCGAATTGCGCAGCCTCATCCCCTACGACCGCTTCAGCATCAATCTCTATGACGCCGAGCGGAAATACCTGACCTATTTCGCCACCGCCGCGGGCATTCCCCTGAGCGGCATCAGCAACCAGCCTCGGCCCCTGGAGAAGGGCATCTTCGCCCATATGGTCATCCGCACCCGTGAGCCGCTCGTCATCCCGGACCTGACCAGACAGACCTATTTCACCTCGGTGGACAACATGCTCCTGGTCGGGCTCACCGCCACCATGGTCTTTCCGCTGCTGGTGCGGAACACCGTGCTCGGCTCCATCCACCTCTCCTTCCGCCAGGCCCCGGAGAACATGGACGCCCTGGCCGAGTTCTGCCGGGAGCTGTCCACCCAGGTGGCCCTCGCCGTGGACAACATGCTCTCGCACACCAAGCTCAAGGAGATGAACGAACAGCTCCAGCGCCAGAAGACGTATCTGCTCAAGCAGAGCGACGACGGCTACGAGATGAGCAACCTGGAGTTCGTCAGCCCGGCCATGAACGAGATCATGGCCCAGGTGGAGATGGTCGCGGGAACGGACGCCCCGGTGATTCTCACCGGCGAGACGGGCACGGGCAAGGACTTCATCGCCCGGCACATCCACAAGATCAGCCAGCGCCGCGACGGCCTGCTGGTGAAGGTGAACTGCCCGGCCCTGGCGCCGTCGCTCTTCGAGTCCGAGCTCTTCGGCCATTCCAAGGGAGCCTTCACCGGGGCCGGCGGTCAGCGCGTGGGCCGCTTCGAGATGGCCGACGGCGGGACCGTGTTCCTGGACGAGATCGGGGACCTGCCCCTGCCGCTGCAGGCCAAGCTCCTGCACGTGCTCCAGGACCAGACCTTCGAGCGGGTGGGCGACAGCCGCTCCATCCGGGTCAACTTCCGGGTCATCGCGGCCACCAACAAGAATCTGGAGGACTGCATCCGGGAACGCACCTTCCGCTCGGACCTTTTCTATCGCCTGAGCACCATCGCCCTGCACCTGCCGCCCCTGCGCGAGCGGCCCGAGGACATCCCGCCGCTTCTGCGGGCGCTCAACGCGAGCCAGGCCCGGCTCCTGCACCGTCCCGCCCCGCGCTATCCCGACGAGGTGGTGGACGACATCTGTCGCCATCCCTGGCCGGGCAACATCCGCGAACTGAAGAACCTGGTCAGCAGGATGATCATCATGCGGCCGGGGCAGGAGGTCTCCCGCGAGGACATCCGGGGCCACCTGGGCGAGGTGGTGGCGGAAACCCCCGGCGTGCGCTTCCCGACCCTGGACGAGGCCGAGTGCGCGCACATCGCCAAGGCCCTGGCCCGGTCGGGCGGCATGGTGGGAGGGTCGAAGGGCGCGGCCTCGCTGCTCGGGGTGCCGCGTTCCACCCTGCAGTACAGGATGCGCCGGTGCGGGTTGTCCGCGGAGGAGTTCCGCCCCCGGGGCGCCGTCCGCGAGGCCTAGTCGATTTCCAGGCCCTGCTGGCGATATTCGTTGAGCTTGTTGCGCAGGGTGCGCACGGAGATGCCCAGGAGCTCGGCGGCCTGGGTGCGGTTGCCGCGCGTCTCGTCCAGGCTCTTGAGGATGAGGGCCTTCTCCATTTCGTGCAGGGGCATGACCGAAAGGGCCTCGCCGGGAGTCCGGGGCGCGGCCGGGACCGCGTCCGCGGCCGGGGATTCCTCCTCCGGGGCCCAGGACTCGGAGTCCATGAGGAAGTGGGCCGGACGGATGGGCCCGGAACCGGCCAGGAGCACGGCGCGCTCCATGAGGTTCTGGAGTTCGCGCACGTTGCCCGGCCACTCGTAGTCCAGGAGCCACTGCTTGGCGTCCTCGGTGAAGGCCAGGCGGGACAGGCCGTAGGCCGCGCAGTACTTGTCGCGGAAGAAGTCGGCCAGGACGAGCACGTCCTCGCCGCGCTCGGCCAGGCGCGGCAGCTTGATGGGGATGACGTTCAGCCGGTAGAAGAGGTCCTGGCGGAACTTCTTCTCCCGCACGGACTCCTCGATGTCCCGGTTGGTGGTGGCCAGCACGCGCACGTCCACCCGCACGGTCTCCACCCCGCCCACGCGGTCGATCTCCCCTTCCTGGAGCACGCGCAGGAGCTTGGCCTGCAGGCCCAGGTCCATCTCGGTGATCTCGTCCAGGAGCAGGGTGCCGCCGTCGGCCAGCTCGAACTTGCCGAGCTTGCGGTTGATGGCTCCGGTGAAGGCGCCCTTTTCGTGGCCGAAGAGTTCGGACTCCAGCAGATGCTCGGGCAGGGCCGCGCAGTTGATGGCCACGAAGGGCTGGTCCGCCCGCTCGGAGTGGTGGTGCAGGAAGCGGGCGATCATCTCCTTGCCCGTGCCGGACTCGCCGGAGATGAGCACCGTGGCCTTGGAGCGGGCCACCTGCCGGGCCAGGGCCAGGACGCGCAGCACGGCCTGGTGTTTGCCGATGACCTGGAAGCGCGGCGAGGCCTGGGGGCGCGGTGCCGGGCGGGGCTCCTCGGGCTCCTCGGCCGGGGCCTCGGGGGCCTCCCTGGGCAGGATGAGTCGGATTTTGTCCCAGACCAGGGGCTCCAGCCAGTAGTCGCGCGCGCCCAAGTCCAGGAAGCGCTGGGCCTCGTCGGTGGAGCCGTTCTTGGTGAAGACGATCACCGGCGGAAAGCCCTCGTGCGCCGCGGCCTCGGCCAGCAGGTCGGCGGCCGAGTAGCCCTGCATGGCGGGCCGGGTGAAGATGAGCAGCGGCGAGGTCTTCTTGATGAAATTCAGCGCCCCGGCGAGGGTGTCGGCCAGGCCGGCCTGGACTCCGGCCTCCTTGAGCGTGGGAAACACGCTGCTTACGGCCTGGGGTTCGGCGATGAAGAGAATGGTCCGATCCGACATGAGCATGTCTGTATCCGCTTGAGGCGAGCATTTCAATATCCGTTCGCCGACAGTTCCCACCCCCGCGCCTTGCCCGCCGGCGGGGCATCTGCTATCACGGCTGCGGAACGCCAGACATGCGGAAGAAACTCCTCAACCTGCTCCTCGCACTCACGAGCGTGGGCCTCGTCTACGCGCTGGTGGAGTTTCTGCTCTTCCCCCTGCTGCTGCCGTTCCTGTCCCCCGCCGCGTACCACTCCTTCCCCCGCGACATGCGCCTCCCCGGCCAGACCTCCAAGGCCGGGCTGCTGCCCAGGCCGGGCTATCTGGCCCTGGCCGGGGACTCCTATGCCCAGGGCAAGGGCGACTGGTTCATCGACCTCGGCTACGATCGCGCGTCGCGGTTTCAGGCCGCGCACCTGCTTCAGGACGCCCTGGGACGCGACGTGGTCTCCTTCGGCCGCAGCGGCGCGGGCAGCGTGGACGGCCTCATCCTGGAGCCGCTTCAGGACCTGCGCGCCATGCGGCGGCGGGGGCTGAAGATCCCGGACCCCGGCTGCCTGCTGCTCTATTTCTACGAAGGCAACGATCTGCAGAACAACGGCAGCTTCCTGCGCCGCTACTTCGATCCCTTCCACCCCCGGGAGGATCTGCGGCGGCCCGGAGTGTTCCGCGCCTTCCTGGACGACATGACGACCCGTTTCGCCTCGGGCGCGTCCACCGAACCCGGCGACGACCTGCTCTTCAGCAACCTCGTGCTGCGCTTCCTGCGCGACCATGTCTGGTACCGGCTGACCCGGCGCGTGGTGGACCCCGATCCGCCGATGCCGCCCGGCATCGTCAACGCCGCCGTGGTGGGCGGACGGGCGGTGTTCCTGCCCGACCGGCTCCAGGCGCCGCCCCTGGACGAGCCAGGGGCCGATGACTCCCTGTTCGTCTTCGAACAGAGCGTCCTGTACATCCGCGACGCCCTGCCGAAGACCCGCTGCGTGGTGGTCTACGTGCCCTCGCCCCTGGCCTGCTACGCCTTGTCGGCGGCCCGGGTGCGGACCTACGACCGGCCGGACGTCGACCACACCCCGGCCCAGGTGGCCGCGGGAAGCGACCAGCTGGCGGCCCATGTGCGGGCCTTCGCGGAGGGCAACGGCCTGGGCTTCATCGACACCCGGCCGGAGGTGCGCGCCGCCGCCGCGCGGGAGCTGCTCCACGGCCCGCGCGACTGGGACCACTTCAACAAGGCCGGCTACGAGGCCTTCGCGCGGGGCATCGAGGACGGTCTGACCCGGGGAGCCTGCGGCCCGGGGGCCCAGCCGTGATCGGCCGCAGCGTCCCGGTCTTCTGTTACCACAACGTCTCGGACATGGACGGTCTGGCCCCGGCCCGCTTCGAGGAACATCTCCGGGCCGTCGCCTCGGCCGGATACCGCACCATCGGCGCGGTGGAGCTCCTGGAGATCGCGCTCGGCAAGCGGTCCCAGCGCGGCCGCTGCTGCGTGCTGACCTTCGACGACGCGCACCTCTCCAACTGGCTGGTGGCGGCGCCGCTGTTGCGCAAGCACGGCATGACCGGCGTGTTCTTCGCCCTCGCGGACTTCACGCTCCCGGGCACGGCGCGCACCACGGCCACGGCCCCGGCGCTGCTCCCCATGCCCGAGTCCTTCCGCCTGGCCCTGTCCGGCGACATGTCCCAGTTCATGAACGAGGCCGAACTCAAGGCCCTGGTCCGGGACTACGGCATGGAGGTCCATGCCCACGGCCGCAGACACCAGGGAACCTTCCGCACGCTCACGCCCCGGAGCGTGGTCGGCGGCCGGAAGGCCCATTGGAGCGCCCACGGCATCTACGACCCGGTGGAGCCCGGCCTGCCGATCTTCGACGTGGGCAGCGCCTACGTCTACGACGGCTTCTGGCCCGGCCGCGACGAGCGCGGCCCGCGCTTCCGCCTGCGCTCCGAGGAGGAGCGCCGCGCCTTTTGCCGCGAGGACTTCCGCGTGAGCCTGGAGCGCATGCGGGAGATCAACGGCGGCGGGCCGCAGCTCTTCTGTTGGCCCTGGGGCCAGTTCGACGCCGTGAGCGAGGAGGAACTCAAGCGCGCGGGCTTCGACGGGGCCTTCAGCCTGGAGCGCGGGCCCAACGCCCGGGGCACGGACCCCTTCCGGCTCAAGCGCATCGGCGTGAGCGCGCGCAAGAGCGGGGCCTGGGTCCGGGCCCGGCTGGCCATGTACGGCACGACCCCGGGCGCGCGGGTCTTCTTCAAGTTCTTCCGCAAGCGGCCCGAACCGCGCACGGTCCTGCTGGCCACGGACTCGACGAAGCTCTCCGGCGGCAGCCGCCAGTTGGTAAACAACGCCGAGGCCCTGCGCGAGATGGGCCTGACCGTGCTGGCGGCGGTGCCCGAGGCCTCGGCCCTGGCCTCGGAACTGCGCCGGGCCGGGGTGCCGGTGCTGCCCTGGGACCGCTTCCGCGACCCGCGGGCCACGGCCGGGTTCTTCCGCACCGTTTCCCGGGAGCAGGGCCTGGACGTGCTGCACGTCTTCCACAACCACGCCTACAAGCCCGCCATCCTGGCCCGGCTGCTGGGCGCGCGCTACAAGCTCTTCCTGAACCGGGGCGTGATCTTCAAGCCCAACCTCCTGGCCGGACTCTGGGCCCGCCTCTCCAGCGGCTTCATCTGCAACTCGTTGGAGTGCGCCCGGGTGCTGCGCCGCCACGGCGTGGCCAAGGGCCGCCTGAACGTGGTCTACAACTCCTTTCTCTTCGACGGCCCGCCGCCCGGGGAAGTGCCCCAGCGGCGCAAGCGCGGCCTGCGCGTGATCTACGTAGGCAACGAGGCCCCGGCCAAGGGCTTCGACGTCTTCGTGGCCAGCATCGCCGCGCTCCAGGCCTCGGGCCTGGCCAAGGACATGGAGTTCGTGGCCTGCGGCACGCGTCCGGCCGAGGCCGTGCTGCCCGGGCTGCCGCCCGGCGTGGCCGAGCGCCTGCGCCTCACCGGGGCCATTCCGCACGGCGAGGTGCTGCGCGAGTTGGCCGCCGCCGACGTCCTGGCCCTGACCTCGCGCCAGGAGAGCCTGCCCAACGTGCTCCTGGAGGCCTTCATGGCCGGGCTGCCCGTGGTCTGCACCTCGGTGGGCGGCATCCCGGAACTGGTGCGCCACGAGGTCAACGGCCTGCTCTGCCAGTCCGAGGACAGCCTGGGCCTGGCCGAGGCCTACTACGTCCTGGCCGGGGACCCGGCCGCCCGGCTGCGCATGGGCCGCATCAACCGCCGCATCGTCACCGGGCTCCTGGACAACCGGACCAAGGGCCGCAACCTCGTGCGGGTCTATTCCGGCGAACGCCTTTACGCCCCCCTGCCCATCGACGAACTGGCCGCCTCCGTGCCCATGCCGGAGGCCGGGGAGGCCGGATGCCCGGGCCACGAGACGGACTGACCGCCTTCTGGCGCGGCCTGGCCCCCGGGCTGCGGGACCGCCTGCTGCTGGGCTCCTGCGGCCAGCGGCATCTCCTGGACGCGGCCCGCGCCGCCCTGGCCCTGGGCTCGCCCGTGGCCCCGGCCCTGGTCCTGGCGTCCCTGGCCGAGGGCCCGCTGGACGGCGGGCTGGCCGCCGAGATTCTCGCCGCGCCGGATCTCCTCGCCGCCCTGCCCGGGGCGGTCCGGCCTTTGTTGGCCTCCCTGTCCACGGGCTGGAAACGGCCGGAGGACGTCGCGGGCTACGAGGAACTGGCCGCCGGGCGCGACCTGGCGGCCCTGCGCCGGTTCCTGGATTCCCGCCTGGACCGCGGGCCGAGCCTGTTCTGGCTGAACCAATCCGCGTCCCTGGCCCTGTTCGAGAACGACCAGGACTGGCTGGCCGCGTCACTGGCCCGGCCCCTGCCGTCCGCCCTGGCTCCGGCCCTGGAGGCCCTGCGCGGACAGGCCGCCTTCCTGCGCGGGGACTTCGCGGCCGCCGACCGCCACTACGCCGCCGCCCTGGTCCTGGGGCCGTCGATCCTCATGCGCCGGGGGCTCTGCCGCCGGGCCCTGGGCGACGAGCCGGGCGCGGTCCGGCTTTTCCTGGCTTGCCTGGAGGCCGCGCCCTGGCACGCCACGGCCGCGCTCCTGGCCTCCGAGCCCCCGCTCCCGGCTTCGGCCCCGATTCCCGGTTCCCTGGCCGTGCTGCTCTATTCCTGGAACAAGGCCGCCGAGCTGGACGCCACCCTGGCCGCCCTGTTCGCCTCGGACCTGGGCGGAGCCCGCGTCATCGCCCTGGACAACGGCTCCACCGACGCCACGGCCGAGGTGCTCTCGGCCTGGGCCGGGCGGAGCGGCGGACGGTTGGCCCGCGTGGACCTGCCGGTGAACGTGGGCGCGGCCGCGGCCCGCAACTGGCTGGCCGCGCTGCCCGAGGTCCGGGCCGCCGACTTCGCCCTCTATGTGGACGACGACGCCGAGGTGCCGCCGAACTGGCTCGGGCTCCTGGGCGCGGCCGTGACCCGTTGGCCCGAGGCCTCGGTCTGGGGCTGTCGGGTAGTGGACCACGCCGGGCCCTGGCGCATCCAGGCCGCGGACCTGCACCCGGTCCTGCCCGAGCCACCGGACCCGCAACGGCCGGAGGAATTCCGCTTCTCGGACCTGCACATCCAGGACCTGGACATGGGCCAGTTCACCTACGCCCGGCCCTGCGTCTCGGTCACGGGCTGCTGCCATCTCTTCCGTTCCGCGACGCTGGCGCGTTCGGGCGGCTTTTCCCTGCACCTCTCGCCCTCGCAGTACGACGACGTGGAGCACGACCTGCGGCTTGCGCGCGCGGGCGGCTTCGCCGTATACCAGGGCCGCCTGGCCGTGCGGCACCGGAAGCGCACGGGCGCGGCCGGACGCACCAGCCGCGCCGAGCACGGCAACGCCCTGGGCAACAAATTCAAGATGCAGGCCATGCATCCCCGCGCCGGGATGGAGGCCGTGGTCCGCGCGGACCGCGACCGCCTCCTGGAGGACCTGCTGGCCCGGCTGGCCGCGCTTCCGGCCCCGGACAAGGAACATTCATGACCAAGGACGCCACCGAACAATTCCTGGACAGCCTGCCGGAACTCAAGCCCGGCGAGACCTTCCGCTTCGCCTGCCACCCCGGCGTGCCCTGCTTCAACGCCTGCTGCGGCGACCTGAACCTCATGCTCACGCCCTATGACACGCTGCGCCTGCGGCGCGGCCTGGGCGGGCTGCCCAGCCGCCTCTTCGTGGAGAAGCTGGCCGAGATTTCGGCCCGGGCCGACGGCTTCCCGACCATGCGCCTGCGCATGGAGGAGGGGGCCAGGAAGCCCTGCCCGTTCGTGCGGCCCGAGGGCTGCTCGATCTACGCCGACCGCCCCGGAGCCTGCCGCACCTATCCCCTGGGCCGCGCCACCCGGCCGGGCGAGGACGGCGTGCTGCTGGAGCAGTTCTTCGTGGTGCGCGAGCCGCACTGCCGGGGCTTCGAGCAGGAGGGCGAATGGACCGCCGAGTCCTGGCTCAAGGACCAGGGCCTGGAGCCCTACAACGAGGCCAACGACCGCTACATGCGCCTGGTGGCGGACTGGCGGGCGGCGGGGCGCGGCCTGGACTCCCGGCGCGCGGGCATGGTCTTCCTGGCCCTTTACCAGCCCGACGACTTCCAGCGCTTCCTGCGCGACATGAAGATGTTCGAGCGCCTGGAGGCCGAGCCCGGCCGCGAGGAGCGGGTCATGGCCGACGAGGAGGCCGCCCTCGACTTCGGCCTGGATTGGCTGCGCCTGACGCTGCTGGGCCAGGCCGTGAACCTGCGGCCGAGGGGAGCATGAACACCGCCCTGGCCCACGCCAAGGTCCTCGGCCTGGACGCCTTCCTGGCCCGCAGGCGGGCGCTGCCCCCGGACTACCGGCTGGTCTTCACCAACGGCTGCTTCGACCTCCTGCACCCCGGCCACGTGGACCTTCTGGCCCGGGCCAGGGCCCTTGGCGACGGCCTGATCCTGGGGCTCAACTCCGACGACTCGGTGCGCCGTCTCAAGGGCCCGGAGCGGCCCGTGGTCTCCGAGCGCGAGCGGGCCTTCGTCCTGGCGGGCCTGGCCAGCGTGGACTTCGTGGTGGTCTTCGGCGAGGACACGCCCCTGGAGCTCATCACGGCGGTCCGGCCCCAGGTCCTGGTCAAGGGCGGGGACTGGCCCGTGGAGCGCATCGTGGGTCGGGAGGTGGTCCAGGCCGACGGCGGCGGCGTGCATTCCCTGCCGCTTCTGCCGGGCTACTCCACCACCGCCCTCATCGAGCGCATCCGCTCCGGCCGCTGATCCTCGCGGCAGGGCCCGCCGTCGCCCAGCAGCCGGGCGATGAGCCGCCCGGCGTTGAATCCGTCCACGGGCTTGGAGAAGAGAAAGCCCTGGGCCTCGTCGCAGTTCTCGCGGGCCAGCCGTTCGAGCTGGTCCTCGCGCTCCACGCCCTCGGCCACCACGTTCAGGTTCAGGTTGCGGGCCAGGGCGATGATCGTGCGCACGATCTCGGGATTGGCCTCGCCGCTGATGAAGGAGCGGTCGATCTTGAGCGTGTCGATGGGCAGGCGCTGGAGGTAGTTCAGCGAGGAATAGCCCGTGCCGAAGTCGTCCACCACCAGCCGCACCCCCAGGTCGCGCAAGGCGTGCAGGGTCTCCATGCAGACCTTGGAATCCTTGAGCAGGGAGCTCTCGGTGAGTTCCAGCTTGAGGGCCCCGGGGGGCAGGCCGGTGCGGTCCAGGGCCTCCTGAACGCCGTCCAGGAAGTCCCGCCGCATGATCTGGCGGCTGGAGATGTTCACGCTCATGCTCAGGCCCGCGGCCTCGGGATGGAGGTCGCGCCAGCGGCGCATCTGGGCGCAGGCCTGGAGCAGGACCCACTGGCCCAGCGGCGCGATGAGGCCGGTCTCCTCGGCCACGGGGATGAAGCGGTCCGGCGAGATGCGGCCCCGGCGGGGATGCTCCCAGCGCACCAGGGCCTCGAAGCCCTTGAGCCGCTGATCGCCCACGGCCACGATGGGCTGGTAGTGCACGGCCAGCTCGTCCCGGTCCAGGGCCTGGCGCAGTTCCAGCTCCAGCTGCATGAACTCCGTGGCCTGCTCGTGCATCTTGCGGTTGAAGACCTTGTACTGGGCCGTGCCCTGGGATTTGGCCCGGTACATGGCGATGTCCGCGTCCCGCAGGATGTCCTCCGCGCCCCGGTAGGACTCGGCCCGGAGCACGATGCCGATGCTCGCCCCGCAGACCACGCCCGTGCCGTCGATGGCGAAGGGTTTCTCCATGGCCTCGTGGATGCGCCGGGCCACGCGGGTCACGTCGTGGGGATGCTCGTACTCCTCCAGGAGCAGGGCGAACTCGTCCCCGCCCAGGCGGGCTACGCTGTCCACGGAGCGCACGCAGGACTCCAGGCGGCGGGCCGCGGCCATGAGCAGCTTGTCCCCGGCCTGGTGGCCCAGGGAGTCGTTGACCGTCTTGAAGCGGTCCAGGTCGATCATGAGCACGGCGAAGCGGTAGTCCTCGCGGCGGGCGGCGCGCTCCACGGCGCGCTCCACACGCTCGTTGAAGAGCAGGCGGTTGGGCAGGCCGGTGAGGGCGTCGTGGAAGGCCTGGTGCGCGAGCTGCTCCTCGAATTCCTTGCGTTGGGTGATGTCGGTGTAGATGTAGAAGACTCCGGCGATGCGCCCGGCCACGCGCACGGGATAGCCGATGACCGCCACCGGGATGAGGCGGCCCAGGCGGTGGCGGCGCATGGTCTCGGCCTGGATGGGCTGCCCGGCCAGGACCGTGCGGTTGAAGCTCTCGGCCTCGTGGATGCGCTCCCCGGGCACCACCACCTCGCGGTTGAGCCTGCCGCGCACGGTATGGGCCTCGTGGCCGAAGAGGGCCTCGAAGCCGCTGTTCACGTTCACGATCCGGCCGTCCACGCCGATGAGCACGATGGCCTGGGGCGAACTCTCGAAGAGCTGATGGAAGTAGGCCCGCTGAGCCTCCAGATCTTCCTTGGCCCGCTTGCGTTCGGTGACGTCCATGACCGTGCCTTCGTAGAACTCCGGGCGGCCGTCCGGCCCGGGAAGGGCGCGGGAGTTCTCCGAGATCCAGATGCTGCTGCCGTCCTTGCGGTAGACCTCGGACTCGAAGGCCAGCACCTCCCCATGCTCGGTCATGAGGGCCATGTACTCGTCGCGGCGTCCGGGCCGGACATAGAGCTGGGAGGCGATGTCGTCGAAGTGGGCCTTGAGGGTCGCGGGCGAGTCGAAGCCGTACATCCGGGCCAGGGCCGGGTTGGCGTCCACGTAGCGGCCGTCGGGCGTGGTCACGAAGATGCCCTCCACCGCGTTGTCGAAGACGTTCCGGTAGCGCCGCTCGGAGCGCTCCAGGGCGGCCACGGCGGAGAGATCGCGGGCCAGGAGCAGGAGGCGTCCGCCCGGTTGCGGCACGGCCGTGACCTCGAAGGGCGCGGGCAGGCCCCGGGCCTGGCGCAGGCTCAGGCGCAGGCGGAGCGGGGCGGTGGCGGCGTCGCGCAGCAGCCGCTCCAGGCCCCGGCGGTCGGAGAGGGCGGCCGGGAGCAGGGCCGGGTCGCCGCCCGGCGTCGCGGCCAGGGGACCGAAGGCCTGGGCGAAGGCCGCGTTGGCCCGCTCCACGCGGGCGTCCGGCCCGACCAGGGCGGCCGGATCGGGCGCGCCGTCCAGGAGCAGGCCGAAGGCCGCGGCGGCGGTTTCGGAATCAAGGGGTTCGGTTCGCGTGGTCGGGGACATGGGGCACCACCGGACGTTGTTTGGTCGATCAATAAAGCAAGGAACGTGCCCAGCCGCAATGTGCTGGAAGAGCGGGCCTTTTCCGGATCGCCCCGGCGGATGGCCTTGTCCTGGGCGGATTATTTGCCACAAATGCAATTCATGACAGGATGGAAATGACAAGCTTGTAAAAAATGGCGATCCACGGCCCCGCGCGGCGGTGGTTGACAGGGCCGTCGGGCAGGGCTATGTTTCCCTGCTCGAACATTGTTCGGGCCAGTAGCTCAGTTGGCAGAGCCCCCGGCTCATAACCGGATGGTCCCAGGTTCGAATCCTGGTTGGCCCACCAAGAGGACGTATCTTGCCGGTGAAAAACGCCACGCTGCTTCCGAAAGGCGACCTGTCGCCGCTCTCAGGAGGACCAGGATGCTCCCCAGGGGAAAACCTCGGGGAGCATCCTTGCTTTGGTGGGCATGAACATACATGATTTCCTGAATCAGGTCCGGGCCTTGGCCCCGGAACACCTGGCCAGCCCCT is a genomic window containing:
- a CDS encoding glycosyltransferase family 2 protein, with product MPGPRDGLTAFWRGLAPGLRDRLLLGSCGQRHLLDAARAALALGSPVAPALVLASLAEGPLDGGLAAEILAAPDLLAALPGAVRPLLASLSTGWKRPEDVAGYEELAAGRDLAALRRFLDSRLDRGPSLFWLNQSASLALFENDQDWLAASLARPLPSALAPALEALRGQAAFLRGDFAAADRHYAAALVLGPSILMRRGLCRRALGDEPGAVRLFLACLEAAPWHATAALLASEPPLPASAPIPGSLAVLLYSWNKAAELDATLAALFASDLGGARVIALDNGSTDATAEVLSAWAGRSGGRLARVDLPVNVGAAAARNWLAALPEVRAADFALYVDDDAEVPPNWLGLLGAAVTRWPEASVWGCRVVDHAGPWRIQAADLHPVLPEPPDPQRPEEFRFSDLHIQDLDMGQFTYARPCVSVTGCCHLFRSATLARSGGFSLHLSPSQYDDVEHDLRLARAGGFAVYQGRLAVRHRKRTGAAGRTSRAEHGNALGNKFKMQAMHPRAGMEAVVRADRDRLLEDLLARLAALPAPDKEHS
- a CDS encoding YkgJ family cysteine cluster protein, with product MTKDATEQFLDSLPELKPGETFRFACHPGVPCFNACCGDLNLMLTPYDTLRLRRGLGGLPSRLFVEKLAEISARADGFPTMRLRMEEGARKPCPFVRPEGCSIYADRPGACRTYPLGRATRPGEDGVLLEQFFVVREPHCRGFEQEGEWTAESWLKDQGLEPYNEANDRYMRLVADWRAAGRGLDSRRAGMVFLALYQPDDFQRFLRDMKMFERLEAEPGREERVMADEEAALDFGLDWLRLTLLGQAVNLRPRGA
- the rfaE2 gene encoding D-glycero-beta-D-manno-heptose 1-phosphate adenylyltransferase, which produces MNTALAHAKVLGLDAFLARRRALPPDYRLVFTNGCFDLLHPGHVDLLARARALGDGLILGLNSDDSVRRLKGPERPVVSERERAFVLAGLASVDFVVVFGEDTPLELITAVRPQVLVKGGDWPVERIVGREVVQADGGGVHSLPLLPGYSTTALIERIRSGR
- a CDS encoding bifunctional diguanylate cyclase/phosphodiesterase; translation: MSPTTRTEPLDSETAAAAFGLLLDGAPDPAALVGPDARVERANAAFAQAFGPLAATPGGDPALLPAALSDRRGLERLLRDAATAPLRLRLSLRQARGLPAPFEVTAVPQPGGRLLLLARDLSAVAALERSERRYRNVFDNAVEGIFVTTPDGRYVDANPALARMYGFDSPATLKAHFDDIASQLYVRPGRRDEYMALMTEHGEVLAFESEVYRKDGSSIWISENSRALPGPDGRPEFYEGTVMDVTERKRAKEDLEAQRAYFHQLFESSPQAIVLIGVDGRIVNVNSGFEALFGHEAHTVRGRLNREVVVPGERIHEAESFNRTVLAGQPIQAETMRRHRLGRLIPVAVIGYPVRVAGRIAGVFYIYTDITQRKEFEEQLAHQAFHDALTGLPNRLLFNERVERAVERAARREDYRFAVLMIDLDRFKTVNDSLGHQAGDKLLMAAARRLESCVRSVDSVARLGGDEFALLLEEYEHPHDVTRVARRIHEAMEKPFAIDGTGVVCGASIGIVLRAESYRGAEDILRDADIAMYRAKSQGTAQYKVFNRKMHEQATEFMQLELELRQALDRDELAVHYQPIVAVGDQRLKGFEALVRWEHPRRGRISPDRFIPVAEETGLIAPLGQWVLLQACAQMRRWRDLHPEAAGLSMSVNISSRQIMRRDFLDGVQEALDRTGLPPGALKLELTESSLLKDSKVCMETLHALRDLGVRLVVDDFGTGYSSLNYLQRLPIDTLKIDRSFISGEANPEIVRTIIALARNLNLNVVAEGVEREDQLERLARENCDEAQGFLFSKPVDGFNAGRLIARLLGDGGPCREDQRPERMRSMRAVVE